The following proteins are encoded in a genomic region of Nomascus leucogenys isolate Asia unplaced genomic scaffold, Asia_NLE_v1 000196F_5129131_qpdss5027280sc, whole genome shotgun sequence:
- the LOC100596257 gene encoding sperm protein associated with the nucleus on the X chromosome N2-like: MQETPNRDSAPEPSLKKMKTSEYSPVLVLCYRKTKKIHSNQQENDQSRENSINPVQEEVDEGLDSAEGSSKQDEDLDLPEGSSQEDEDLGLSEGSSQKDKDLDSAEGSSQEDEDPDTSEGSSEEGEED; the protein is encoded by the coding sequence CCAAACAGGGACTCAGCCCCCGAACCGAGtttgaaaaagatgaaaacatcaGAATATTCACCAGTATTAGTGTTGTGCTACAGGAAGACtaagaaaatacattcaaatcAACAGGAGAATGACCAGTCCCGAGAGAACTCCATCAATCCAGTCCAAGAGGAGGTGGATGAAGGCCTAGACTCTGCTGAAGGATCTTCAAAGCAGGATGAAGACCTAGACTTACCTGAAGGATCTTCCCAGGAGGATGAAGACCTAGGGTTATCTGAAGGATCCTCACAAAAGGATAAAGACCTAGACTCAGCTGAAGGATCTTCACAAGAAGACGAAGACCCAGACACATCTGAAGGATCTtcagaggagggtgaggaggactAG